The Salinicoccus sp. RF5 region CTCCGCTCGGGAACTGATGGGAGGGGGTGACGTGGACCACCGGATGGGCGAGGTCCGCCACCTGATCGACATCTATGCCGTCTTCAAGCACCCGGGCCGTGTCCATGCCGCTGTCTAGCCGATCGAGCACTTTACGGATGACCGGGTAGCCGGGATCTTCAATCGTCATCTTGGGATACTTCAGCAGGTACAGCACCTGTTCAAGCAGGAATTCCGTCGACGGGCCGATGAATATCTGATCGGTGGAGCATGTGACGCCCCGGTTGATGTTCAGATAGTGTCTGATCTGTTCCTTCAGTACCGTTTCTCCGCTGTCGTCCCCTTTATTCAGGAGTTCGGGGTCCGAATAGACGTCTCTGGCAATCTGCTTCAGCACATCACTCTGGACGAGCGTCGTATCGATGGTGCCGAGCGGCAGCGCATATTCCTTCCTTTCGGGGCGCCTGATTTTGGGGATGGTCTCCGGTTTGCCTTGATTGAGCTGTTCGATGGCGGATACATAGAACCCGCTTTTCTCCCTGCTGTAGATGAGGTCTTCATCCAGCAGCAGGTTATAGGCATGTTCGATGGTCGTCTGGCTGATGGCAAGGTCCGTCTTCAGCTGTCTTTTGCTCGGCAGCTTCTGGTCGCTTGCAAGCTCACCATTCAGTATCTGTTCCCTGAGTGCCGCATATAATTGTTCGAAAAGCGGTGTATCCGCCTGCCTGTCCAGATTAATCAGCATAATCTGACCCCCTAAAATTATTCCAAACTGACACTTCTAAGTGTTCAGATTTAATTCTATACTATTTTAATATAATATCAATAGATAGAAGGAGTCGATATAGATGCAGCAGACAGGTACTGAGAGAGTCAAAAGAGGCATGGCGGAAATGCAGAAGGGCGGGGTCATCATGGACGTCGTCAACGCGGAGCAGGCGAAGGTGGCCGAGGCGGCAGGTGCCGTGGCAGTCATGGCCCTGGAGCGTGTGCCATCCGATATCCGTGCAGCCGGCGGTGTGGCAAGAGCGTGTGACCCGAGGATCGTCGAGGAAGTGATGAATGCCGTGTCCATCCCGGTCATGGCGAAATGCAGAATCGGCCATATCACGGAAGCACGTGTGCTGGAGGCAATGGGCGTCGACTACATCGATGAATCCGAAGTGCTGACACCGGCAGATGAAGTGTTCCACCTGAAGAAGGATGACTACACAGCACCGTTTGTCTGCGGCTGCCGGAACATCGGTGAAGCGGCAAGGCGTATCGGAGAAGGTGCAGCCATGCTCAGAACGAAAGGGGAGCCGGGTACAGGCAACATCGTGGAAGCGGTGAGGCATATGCGCATGGTCAACCAGCAGGTCCGTCAGATCGCTGTAATGAGCGATGACGAGCTTATGACCGAGGCGAAGAACCACGGTGCACCATATGACATCCTGAAGGAGATAAAGGAACTGGGCAAACTACCGGTCGTCAATTTTGCAGCCGGAGGCGTGGCGACACCGCAGGATGCGGCACTGATGATGGAACTGGGTGCAGATGGCGTATTCGTCGGCTCGGGTGTATTCAAGTCCGACAACCCTGAGAAGTTCGCCAAAGCGATTGTGGAGGCGACAACGCACTATCAGGACTATGAACTGATCGGCAAGCTTGCGAAGGAGCTTGGTACAGCAATGAAAGGCCTCGACATCAATCAGCTTTCCCTTGAAGACAGGATGCAGGAGCGCGGCTGGTAATGAGGATCGGCATACTTGCCCTGCAGGGTGCTGTAAGGGAACACAAGAGGATGGTCGAGGCATGTGGGCAGGAAGCGGTCGCCATCAAGCGTGTGGATGAGCTGGCAGATATTGATGGCCTCATTCTTCCCGGCGGTGAATCCACTGCAATGCGGCGGCTGATGGACCGCTACGGCTTCACAGAAGCATTGAGGGAAAGCGACTTGCCGATGTTCGGGACCTGTGCCGGTGTCATCCTGCTCGCTGAGAGGATCATCGGACAGGATGAAGGACATCTCGGCAAGCTCGACATTACCGTCGAACGCAATTCATTCGGCCGGCAGGTGGACAGCTTCGAGGCCGAACTTGATATTGAAGGCATCGGGGAAAAGGCGCTTGCCGTCTTCATCCGGGCGCCCCATATCGATGCTGCAGGCAAAGGGGTACAGGTGCTGTCAAAGGTGGGGGAGAAGATCGTCGCAGTGCGTTCCGACCGCCATCTCGGCATCTCGTTCCACCCTGAACTGACGGATTCGCTCGTCTTTCATCGCTACTTCATCGAAATGGTGCAGGAAAATATGGCAAAAGAAGTATTGGCATAAAATTAAGGTGCAGATCAATTTGATCTGCACCTTTTTCGCTTCTATTGATGCCCACTCTACTCATCCATCTTCAGCCGTGTCTTCCATCCTGCAGAGACCTCGGTGCCATCCTCCATCGGTTCGTGCAGACTGCCTGGAGTATTGGAGGATGCCGGTGCCTCCTCGATGACATTTTTGACATGGTTTGCATTGAACTTTTCGGTAAGTCCTGGCAGCAGGCTTTCAGAGATGGCGGACCCCTTGGTTTTGACGCCGACTTCCACGCTTTCCTGTGGAGTGTCTATAAGACCGATGGTCGCCTCGATAACGCTTTTTGGCTCATCCATCGGCTTCATCTGTGCACGATGCCCGGAATAGTTCCCGGAATGGTCGAACCATGGCGTATCCGTCGCCCATGGATGGACAGTGCATACGTGGATATCCTCATATCCCTCCACCTCCATTTCCCTTTGCAGACCATAGCTCAGGCCGGAGACTGCAAATTTGCTTGCGCTGTAGGTTGTGTAATATGGGAATGGCACTTTGGCGGCAACCGATCCGGCATTGATCAAGATGCCGGATTTCTGCGTCTTGAACTGTTTGAGCGCGTACTGGCTGCCGACCATTGTACCGAATACATTGATATCGAGGAGGCGCTTCATATCCTCAACAGGGAGTTCGGTGTAGGATCCGATGAGGCCCACACCCGCCATGTTGATCCATACATCAATCTTCCCGAATTTCTCAAGAGCGGCATCATGGATCCTTTTGACATCCGCTTCCTTGCTGATGTCCGTCGTCACTGCCACAGCCGACGGACCTATTTCTTCGGCGAGCTCCTCGATCAGATGAGTGCGGCGGGCCCCGATTACGACATTTGCCCCTTCTTCAGCAAGCTGCTGTGCGACGCCTTTACCGAGTCCGCTTGAAGCACCGATGATGACTGCCGTCAGTCCTTCCCGTTTCCTATCTGCCATTTCATATTCCCCCAATTCAGAGTAAGATTCAGTCCTCCATTTCCCGATATGGCGGGAGATACTCCTGTAAGCGGAAAAGACCGCCTCCTATGCTCTTATGGGACAACTATCTTTTAAAGTAAGATAGTTGACAGCTATAAAGCATTGAACTATAGTATATTATAAGATAGTTGATTGGAGGGTGCCTATGTCAGTTTCAGATCAGATGATGAAAGGACTGCTTGACGGGGCGATTCTTGGCCTCATTGCACAAGGCGAGACATACGGCTATGAGATTCTGGAAAAGCTGAAGGGAAAGGACTTCCCGGAAATCAGCGATGGGAGCATCTATCCCGTATTGCTGCGCCTAAGTAAAAAAGGATACGTGAGTACACAGACCAGAAAGTCCGATACTGGCGGGCCCAAAAGGAAGTACTACTCTGTCACTGAACGTGGCCTGGAAGAATTGGAAGTATTTCGTCATAAATGGACATATCTCAATAGAGGTATGAACAATCTGATGGGGAGTGTTGAAAATGCTGAGTAAGAAAGCGGAGAAATTCCTGCTGGACTTGAGGCTGGAGCTGATGGCCCGGGGAAAAAGCAGTGAAGACATCGAAGAGATGGAGGAAGAATTACGGGATCATCTGACTGAAGCGGAAGCACGCGGTAAAAGTGTCGAGAGTGTTACTGGGGGTTCGGTAAAGGAATATATCAGATCAATATCAGAAGAGCTGTCCTTGGAAGCCGGTCTGAAGAAAAAAGGTGCTTTGCTGCTTGTCTACCTGTTTGGCCTCTTCACGATTCCAAGCCTGCTCAGCGGCCAGTTTGAACTTTCCACCTCACTGATCATCTATTATCTGCTTGTTCTCCTGTTTTTAGGATACGGCTCATTCTATGTAATCAAGGAAATGATCTTGAAGTATGGGGACGATAAGAGAACGTACATCTTTTCCATCGCCTATGAAATATTCGTATTCGCCGGAATGATAGGCGGGCAATTTATTATCCGTTCCCATCCAGGCATCATTATATACGAAGGCAGCCCGGAAATGAATTTCATCATCGGCCTATCTTTACTTGGTGTCTTCCTAATAACGACACTGTTCATGAAGCGGTGGTTCTTCACAGCACTCCTGCTCCTTCTGGCTATGCCTGAGCTGGTAGCCAGGTTTGCTACAGGCGGAGCATCCCCAATGAGTGAGAGGTACCTCATCATTTCCATGGTGGCCCTGTTCATCTCAAATATCATCGTAGTTTTGATTCTGATGTACATGTCAAAAAAGGAAAAGAGTCCAAGCGGATCATAGGGAAAAGATCTCCTTCCATAAAAAATGGGAGGGGATTTTTTATAGGCAGTTGAGCTGCAGGTGAATGTTCCTTTCAGGAAGTATGCAATCAAGTATCCTGCATAATGGAAGTGACGAAATTTTTGAAAGTGACAGGAGGAACTGAAGGATTTCTCTTTTGTGGTCTATACAAAAATGATGATATGCTTTTGTCTATCATATTGACAATATTTATAAAAGTCATATAATTGGTGAGGTGTTTTTATTTATCATTTTTAATGGAAGGTCCCGAAGGGGGCCTGTCATATTATCCATATTGAACGGATTTCTTAAACTGATGGGGATCAGGGGGAGTATCCAAAGGGGTGCCACGGCTTGACCGCCGTCCTTAAAATGGTACTTTTTTTTATTATAGGAGTGTTCTGATGAATCGTTTAGTATTGATTTCCGGCCTGATGCTTTTTTCGTTGTTCTTTGGTGCAGGAAACCTGATATTCCCTCCGATGCTCGGGCATGAGGCAGGTGTGGACATGTGGCCGGCGATGGCCGGTTTCATCATCACTGGTGTATTGCTGCCGCTTCTGGCTGTCATTGTCGTGGCTTATTTCGATGAAGGGGTGGAGCGGATGGGCCGGCCCGTCCACCCGGTATTCGGCATGGTGTTTGCCGTGCTGGTTTATCTCTCGATCGGTGCATTATACGGCATACCGAGAGCGGCGAATGTGGCGTATGAGGTGGGAACTGCAAATCTTCTGCCTGTCCATAATACATCTACACTCATCGGCTTTTCCGTTGTTTTCTTCATGATCGTCTTCCTGGTGGCATTGAATCCGGCGAAGATTGTCGACAGCATCGGCAAATACTTGACGCCCATTCTGCTGGCAGCAATCGGATTGCTTTCAATCTTTGCGGTCTTCCGTCCGGAAACCGGCCTGCAGCCGGCCCAGGAAGGTTATGGCAGTGCCCCGATGGTCTCTGGCATATTGGAAGGCTATTTCACGATGGATCTCATCGGTGCATTGGCATTTTCGATGGTGATCATCAGTGGACTCAAGTATTCAGGGGTCACCGATAGGAGGGGCATCATTTCCCACGTCCTGAAGGCTGGATTGATTTCCTCCGTGCTGCTCACTGTGATCTACGTGGCGTTGGCCTACATCGGCGGGACGACAGCACGAGGCGGCTATGAGAATGGGACTGACATCCTCACATACAGCTCGATGCGTCTTTTCGGCAGTTCCGGTGACCTGATCTTCTCTGCCATCGTCGTCGTGGCCTGCCTGACGACATGCATCGGACTGGTCAATGCTTGTGCTGCTTTCGGGTTCAGACATTACAGCAGGATTCCGTACAAGGTATATGTCTTCATCTTCACTGGTTGCGGATTCCTGTTTACGACGCTTGGCCTTAACACGATCCTTTCCCTGGCGGCGCCTCTGCTTACGTTTCTTTACCCGGTATCGATCGTATTGGTCGTGGTGTCTTTCATGAACATGTTCATCCATTTCGAAATGAAGCATGCTTATATTCTTCCTGTCGTAACCACGATTCCGATTTCCATAATGGATATCATCCATACTAGCGGCCTGTTGAAAATGGAAGCCATTTCGACCATGTACATGGCGCTGCCGTTGTCTGAAGTGTCGCTCGGATGGCTGCTTCCCTTTGCAGTAATGACGGTAGCCGGGATTGCTTCGGATTGGAGAAGGGCAGATCATATCAAATCGACGGAGCACCAGACGATCTATTGAACAAGTAAAAGGAGGGGGAGCGCTATGCTCCCCCTCCTTTTTTGATTTCTATTCTTCTTCCAGGACTGCATCCAGGAATTCCTTGTTTACGAGACCTTCGACATCATCAGATGGAATGTAGCCGGCTTCCATGCTGATGGTCGCCATCTCCTGTATTACATCTTCGTTGATTTCATACGCCGGATTCAGTCGGTTGCTGGCTTCGAGCGTTTCATCGAAATCGAGTGCATTGCCTGTTATTTCTTCGATATGGTCGACAAAGATCTGTACCGCCTCTTCATTGTTGTTTTCAATAAAGTCGATGGCTTCGAGGTGGGCCCTTAGATAATCCTGTGTAAGTTCAGGATTGGCGTCCGTAAATGTATTGTTCGCCGTAACCACCGTCGTCGTCAGATCGGTGCCCCATGCAAACTCTTCCTCATCAAGCAGGATGGATGCATCGGCCTGGTTCTCAAGGAATACACCCCAAGGCTCCTGTGTGGCTGCTGCATCAACGTCCTCCTGGAGGAAGAGCGTGGAAGTGTCGGCAGGTGCCTGTGGTACGAGGCTTACTGTACCGCCGGCATCCTCAATATTCAATCCGACTTCCTGAAGCTCCTTGCGGAGCATGATGTCCTGTGTGGAACCGATGGTCGGTACTGCTACTCGCTTGCCGTCGAGGTCTTCAACACTTTCGATTCCGGATCCTTGTGCTGTTGCAAGTACCGCGCCGCCGTTGACCGCACCTGATATGATTTCATGTCCTGCGTTGCGTTGATATGTCGTCGTGGCAGGTGTCGGACCGACGGTTCCAATGTCGAATTCTTCGGTCGACAGAGCCTCCATGAAGGCACTGCCATTCGGGAATGTCATCGTATCGATGGTGATGTCCTCCCCGAAGGCTTCTTCAAAATAGCCGTTTTCCAATGCGACGATGGTTGCGATATGCGTAAAGTTCGGGAAGTACGCAATGCGGACTTCCTCTGCAGTCTCTTCGGCACTGCTGTTTTCTTCGCCGCTGCATCCTGCAATGACGAGAAGCAGCAGGGCAGTAAGTACAGGTAGAAATTTTTTCATATTGGAATTCCCCTCCATGCTGATTTTTAGGTTCCGAGTCCCCAGCGTCTTGAGACGGAACGTTCCATCCTCAAGAAGACCTGGTTGTCGATGATGGTGCCGATGATGCCGATGACGATCATGATGGACAGCACAAGGTCCATTGCCTGGATCGATCGTCCAAGATCGAGAAGGTGACCGAGTCCGCCGGCTGCACCGAGCAGTTCACCGGCCATGATGGCCCGCCATGCGAATGCCCATGCAACACGCAGTCCCGATATGATGTGCGGGACGGAGGCGGGTATGATGACGGTCCGCACCAGATGGGTGCCTGAGGCCCCGAGTGTACGGGCGGCATCGATATAGATGCTCGGGACGTTCTTGAATCCGGCACTTGAGTTGACGGTCATCGTCCACGTCGCTCCAATGGCGACGATGAACAGGATGGCCACATTCCCTAGGCCGAACCATACGATGGCGAGCGGGAACCATACGATGCTCGGGATGGACTGGAGTGCCGTTACGAAGAATCCGAGTGTATCATCGACCCATTTGTAGCGGGCGATGAGGAATCCGAATGTAAGTCCGAGTATGACGGCAATGAAGAATCCGATCAGGAGCCTTCCAAGGGTGATGCCGGTCGCTTCGAGAATCTGACCGGAAAGTATACCTGTGATGAGTGTCTTTATTACAGTCACCCCGCCCGGATCATTTGGGATGATCAGGGGAGGAAACATGAATGTCGGGAAGAACTGCAGTTTAGATATGACTTCCCATATCGCTATGATCACGATCACGAACGTTATCCGTCTTAAAACGGTAGTCATCGCCGAATTCCTCCTTCAATACCTTATTCATCTCTTCTTCCAGTTCGGCCATGACACGCTTCTCCAGATCGACGATGACGCTGTCTGAAGGGTTGCGTGGTCGGGAGGCCTGTACTGTAAATGATTTCTTGATGGTACCCGGCCGTGTACTCATCAGCAGGACGCGGTCGGATAATGTCAGGGCTTCCCTGATATTGTGGGTGATGAAAAGTATCGTCTTGCCCGTCTTCTCCCAAATGTCCTGGAGTTCCTGATGCAGGACGAGGCGTGTCTGTTCATCCAGTGCTGCGAATGGTTCATCCATCAGCAGGACGTCCGGATCCATGACGAGCGCCCGTGCAATCGCCACACGCTGCTTCATGCCTCCGGACAGTTCATGAGGATAGGCGCCGGTGAAATTGCCGAGGTGGACCATGCGCAGGCCATCCATCGCCTTCTCCTCAGCCTCTGCCTTGCTCATCTTCTTGATCTTCAATCCATATGTAACGTTCTCAAGCACTGTCATCCATGGAAAGAGGCCGCCTTCCTGGAAGACTACGACCCGATCGGTGCCCGGGCCGGTTATGGGTGTATCATTGACCTTCAGTTCCCCTGAAGAAGGATGGCTCAACCCGGCGATCAGCTTCAGTATCGTCGATTTGCCGCACCCTGAGGGGCCGAGGAGGGAGACGAATTCTCCTGCTTCAATACTGAAATCGATGTCCTGAAGCACAGGGAGAATTTCATTCTTTCCTTTGGTGAAGGACTTGTTCACGTTCTTCAAATCCACTTTCATTGCATATCAACCCTCCGTATAATTCTGACTTTCATTATATGAATTATATATGAAGAACATTTTAATTACAAGTGATTTAATAGGAATTGAAGATGAGTTTTTAGAAAAGGGTGAGGATTTCGATTATATATTTGGTTTTTCAACTAAACTATTATATAATTATTTACTTCAAGGGATGGAAATACTCTAAAATATGTATCCGTTTACATAAGGTAGCTGAATTTATTTAGTTAGTTTAGTTAGTAAAGAAATTTTATTAAGGGGAAATTAACTGATAGGAGAGATAGGATGTTGAGTTTAGTTGGTTTACTGGTAATACTGACGATTGTAGTATTGTTGATAAGACAAAAGATCAATCCGATTGTGGCATTGGTCATCGTACCTTTCATCGGCGCCCTCATCGCCGGGTTCGGCTTCGAACAGATTACCGAATTCTTCAATGACGGCATCAGTTCTGTTCTTTCTGTTGTGATCATGTTCATTTTCGCGATCCTGTTCTTTGGAGTCATGCAGGATGCAGGGCTGTTCAACCCACTCATCGGCAGGATGGTGAAACTCTCGAGAGGCAATGTCATTCTTGTGGCAATCGCTACAGTCATCATCGGGGCGGTGGCCCATCTCGATGGATCGGGAGCCTCCACTTTCCTGATTACCATACCGCCTCTGCTGCCACTGTACCGCAAGCTGAACATGAGTCCCTATCTCCTTGTCATGCTGATCGGCCTCAGTGCGAGCATCATGAACATGGTGCCATGGGGCGGCCCATTGGGGCGTACGGCGGCTGTGACGGGTGCAGACCCTTCAGAATTATGGCAGCCGCTCATTCCGCTGCAGGTGGTATTGATTATACTGCTCATCCTTGTTGCAGCACTGCTCGGCTACCTTGAGAAGATGCGGTTGAAACGGGGCGGACAACTTGTGGATGCATTGAGTGCATCAGAGCTCGAGATGGGGGATGATCAGGGCGAAGATAAGCAATCTCTCAGACGTCCAAAGCTGCTCTGGCTCAACCTGCTACTTACGCTTTTGGTCGTCGGCTTCTTGATGTGGGGTGCACTGCCTGCAGGAATGGTCTTCATGCTTGCATTGAGTATTGCACTGCCACTTAATTACAGGAGTACAGAGCTTCAGATGGAGCGTATAAAGGAACACGCCCCGAATGCACTTATGATGGCGGCCATCATCCTGGCTGCAGGTTCATTCCTCGGCATCCTCAGCAACACGGGTATGCTCGATGCATTGGCGGAGGATATCGTCTACATCCTTCCTGCCTTCATGGTACCGTATCTTCACTATATTCTCGGATTTTTCGGAGCGCCATTCGAACTGATCCTCAACACGGACGCATACTACTTTGCGTTGCTGCCGCTGGTGGAGGAAATTGTTACGGGCTATGGGGTAGACAGCATAAAGGCTGCCTATACGATGATGATCGGTAATATCATAGGAACGTTCATCAGTCCATTCTCCCCCGCGCTCTGGCTTGCAGTAGGTCTTGCAGGTATTGAAATGGGACGTTATATCAAATATGCCTTCTTCTGGGTCTGGGGCTTCAGCTTGCTCGCCCTGGCCGCAGCCTTTTTGATGGGCATCATCTAAGTGAAAACCCAGACATCGTCGATGTCTGGGTTTTTGCTACCACTCTTCGATTTCTCCACGGACCTTGTAGGAAAGGTTCTCTCCGTGGCGGGCTTCGAGCCGGTCTTCCACATCTCCAAGGGAGACGCCCTGATGCTTGAGGAGCACGAGGGTGTGATAGAGGAGGTCGCTTGTTTCATCGATGAGTTCCTCCCGATCACCATTCTTTGATGCGATGACGACTTCCGTCATTTCCTCGCCGCATTTCTTCAGTATCTTGTCGATGCCTTCTTCGGTAAGGTATTTCGTATATGAGCCTTCTTCCGGATTTTCCACCTTGCGGTCGACGATCTTTTCGAGCGTCTGCAGGTTGAAATGGTCGTCGCCGAAGCAGCTCTGTGTACCAAGATGGCAAGTCGGGCCCTTCGGTTCGACCTGGATGAGAAGGGCATCCGAATCGCAGTCCAGTGCCATGCTTTTGACGACCTGGATATTGCCGCTCGATTCCCCCTTTTTCCAGAGGCGTCCCTTCGAACGGGAGTAGAACCATACGACTTCCTCTTCCGTAGTCTTCTGATAGGCTTCCTCGTTCATGAAGCCGTTCATCAGGACCTGCCCAGTCCTGTCGTCCTGGAGAATGACGGACAGGAGTCCGCCGCCTTTTTCGAAATCCGGTTTCATGTTGTCCTCACCTCTATTTCTGCATTCTGCAACGTTTCTTTCAGGTCTTTGATCTCCACTTCCCTGTTATGGAAGATGGAGGCGGCCAGTCCGGCAGAGACGTCCGTCTGATGGAACAGTTCGGTGAAATGCTCTGGGCTGCCTGCGCCGCCGCTTGCGATGATGGGGATATTCACCATTTCGTTGGCCTGCTTCAGGAATCGAATGTCGAATCCCTGTTTGACACCGTCATGGTCCATGCTCGTGATGAGCAGTTCCCCGGCGCCCAGTGCCTCGCACTGCACGATCCAGTCGAAGGCGCGTACATCAGTCTTCTTGGAGCCGCCGTGCGTATGGATGAAGTAGTCCTGTTCATCCGCGTCGTACTTCACATCGACCGCGACACAGATGCACTGGCTGCCGAAGACTTCGCTCGCTTCCCTGATCAGTTCCGGATTCCTGATGGCTGCAGAGTTGATGCTGACCTTATCCGCACCGGCATTGAGCAGCTGGCGGATGTCCTCTACGGAGGAGATGCCGCCGCCAATGGTCAATGGTATGAACAGGGTCTTGGCGGTCTCGCGGATGACGTCGATCATCAGGTCATGGCCATCCTGCGTCTTTGAAATGTCCAGGAAGACGAGTTCGTCGGCCCCTTCCTGATTGTAGCGTGCAGCGAGCTCGACCGGATCTCCGACATCACGGAGTCCGACGAAATTGACGCCTTTGACCACGCGGCCCTCCTTGACATCAAGACATGGAATGATGCGTTTTTTGATCATCTTATATCCCTCCAGAATTCATCACTGTGGCTCGCCTTGCCGACGATGGCCTGTGTGATGCCCATCGTTTCGAGTCTGTCCAGGTCATCTTTGCTCCTGACACCGCCGCTTGCGATGACCGCATGGCGGGTCAGTCCATTGATGCGCTGGGTGTTTTCGAAGTTCGGCCCCTGGTTCATGCCATCCTTGTTGATGTCGGTATAGATGATGCCGGCGATATCAAGGAGTTCGATCTTCTTCAGGTAGTCATCGATCGTGATGCCGCTGTTCTCCGTCCAGCCGTTGACGTAGATGTCGTTTTCTCTCGCGTCCACACCGACGAAGATGCGGCCGGGGAATCGGCTGACGACGGTTTCAAGCCAGTCGAGATCCATGATCGCCCGTGTACCCAGGATGAAATAGTCGATGCCGATGGCGTCATACTGTTCAATCGTTTCAGTTTCCCTGAGCCCACCGCCGATCTGGAGGGGCAGGTCGGTCTTTTCCTTCAGTTTCTGGATGACCGTCGTCTCCTGGGCGCCCTGTTTGAGCGCACCCATCAAGTCGACGATATGGATGCGTGCGACCTGTTCGAAGCTGCTGTAGAAGGCGATGGCTTCTTCAGGTGTGCGCTTCAT contains the following coding sequences:
- the hisF gene encoding imidazole glycerol phosphate synthase subunit HisF produces the protein MIKKRIIPCLDVKEGRVVKGVNFVGLRDVGDPVELAARYNQEGADELVFLDISKTQDGHDLMIDVIRETAKTLFIPLTIGGGISSVEDIRQLLNAGADKVSINSAAIRNPELIREASEVFGSQCICVAVDVKYDADEQDYFIHTHGGSKKTDVRAFDWIVQCEALGAGELLITSMDHDGVKQGFDIRFLKQANEMVNIPIIASGGAGSPEHFTELFHQTDVSAGLAASIFHNREVEIKDLKETLQNAEIEVRTT
- the hisA gene encoding 1-(5-phosphoribosyl)-5-[(5-phosphoribosylamino)methylideneamino]imidazole-4-carboxamide isomerase — its product is MNIIPAIDIIEGQNVRLTQGDYGKKTAMKRTPEEAIAFYSSFEQVARIHIVDLMGALKQGAQETTVIQKLKEKTDLPLQIGGGLRETETIEQYDAIGIDYFILGTRAIMDLDWLETVVSRFPGRIFVGVDARENDIYVNGWTENSGITIDDYLKKIELLDIAGIIYTDINKDGMNQGPNFENTQRINGLTRHAVIASGGVRSKDDLDRLETMGITQAIVGKASHSDEFWRDIR
- a CDS encoding CitMHS family transporter, encoding MLSLVGLLVILTIVVLLIRQKINPIVALVIVPFIGALIAGFGFEQITEFFNDGISSVLSVVIMFIFAILFFGVMQDAGLFNPLIGRMVKLSRGNVILVAIATVIIGAVAHLDGSGASTFLITIPPLLPLYRKLNMSPYLLVMLIGLSASIMNMVPWGGPLGRTAAVTGADPSELWQPLIPLQVVLIILLILVAALLGYLEKMRLKRGGQLVDALSASELEMGDDQGEDKQSLRRPKLLWLNLLLTLLVVGFLMWGALPAGMVFMLALSIALPLNYRSTELQMERIKEHAPNALMMAAIILAAGSFLGILSNTGMLDALAEDIVYILPAFMVPYLHYILGFFGAPFELILNTDAYYFALLPLVEEIVTGYGVDSIKAAYTMMIGNIIGTFISPFSPALWLAVGLAGIEMGRYIKYAFFWVWGFSLLALAAAFLMGII
- the hisIE gene encoding bifunctional phosphoribosyl-AMP cyclohydrolase/phosphoribosyl-ATP diphosphatase HisIE, which translates into the protein MKPDFEKGGGLLSVILQDDRTGQVLMNGFMNEEAYQKTTEEEVVWFYSRSKGRLWKKGESSGNIQVVKSMALDCDSDALLIQVEPKGPTCHLGTQSCFGDDHFNLQTLEKIVDRKVENPEEGSYTKYLTEEGIDKILKKCGEEMTEVVIASKNGDREELIDETSDLLYHTLVLLKHQGVSLGDVEDRLEARHGENLSYKVRGEIEEW
- a CDS encoding ABC transporter ATP-binding protein encodes the protein MKVDLKNVNKSFTKGKNEILPVLQDIDFSIEAGEFVSLLGPSGCGKSTILKLIAGLSHPSSGELKVNDTPITGPGTDRVVVFQEGGLFPWMTVLENVTYGLKIKKMSKAEAEEKAMDGLRMVHLGNFTGAYPHELSGGMKQRVAIARALVMDPDVLLMDEPFAALDEQTRLVLHQELQDIWEKTGKTILFITHNIREALTLSDRVLLMSTRPGTIKKSFTVQASRPRNPSDSVIVDLEKRVMAELEEEMNKVLKEEFGDDYRFKTDNVRDRDHSDMGSHI